The following are encoded together in the Pleurocapsa sp. FMAR1 genome:
- a CDS encoding glycoside hydrolase family 15 protein — protein MPYIHNNEVARLVKTDYKLSDLQNLILLLQDRGTLTFSSLDNGLFPAAQVSDSTQYTGYAAVWVRDNIYVAHSHYLAGKTDVALKCLRCLMQYFSQHQQRFTRIIDGEINPDNVMQRPHIRFNGADLAEINQDWQHAQNDALGYFLWFYCRLIADKALQPSLAELAILTLFPLYFKAIAYWQDEDSGHWEEDRKIAASSIGVVVASLKSLRKLFRENLLVCADCQYQDRTITLEFLDNLIQKGIDVLATILPSESIQPEKQRRYDAALLFLIYPLDILDDAISNDIIADVIKNLQGKYGISRYLDDSFWCRNYSDLPENIRTSISTDREQWLEEKGRGLKQGEEAQWCIFEPIISAIYGVRFQKTQQTKYLEKQTFYLNRSLGQLTATDSQVGGFKCPELYFLNQDKYIPNDATPLLWTQANLYTALKIMEQSLSLRERSLFK, from the coding sequence ATGCCTTATATCCATAACAATGAAGTTGCTCGATTAGTCAAAACAGACTACAAATTATCAGATCTACAGAATTTGATTTTGCTATTGCAAGATCGAGGGACTTTGACATTTTCTAGCTTAGATAATGGTTTATTCCCTGCTGCGCAAGTCTCAGACTCTACACAATACACTGGATATGCTGCGGTATGGGTGCGAGACAATATTTATGTTGCTCACTCTCATTATCTTGCAGGGAAAACTGATGTTGCTCTCAAATGCCTTCGCTGTTTGATGCAATATTTTAGCCAGCATCAACAGCGTTTTACCAGGATTATTGATGGTGAGATAAATCCAGATAATGTCATGCAGCGCCCTCACATTCGCTTTAATGGCGCAGATTTGGCGGAAATAAACCAAGATTGGCAACACGCTCAAAATGATGCTTTGGGTTATTTTTTATGGTTTTACTGTCGATTAATTGCTGACAAAGCTTTGCAGCCAAGTTTAGCAGAACTAGCAATTTTGACGCTGTTTCCTTTATACTTTAAGGCGATCGCCTATTGGCAAGACGAAGATAGTGGTCATTGGGAAGAAGATCGTAAGATTGCGGCTTCTAGTATTGGGGTTGTAGTTGCCAGTCTTAAAAGTTTAAGAAAGTTATTTAGAGAAAACTTATTAGTATGCGCTGACTGTCAGTATCAAGATCGAACAATTACACTTGAATTTTTAGATAATTTAATTCAAAAAGGCATTGATGTACTAGCAACAATTTTGCCTTCTGAGTCTATTCAGCCTGAAAAGCAAAGGCGTTACGATGCTGCGTTACTGTTCTTGATTTATCCCTTAGACATTTTAGATGATGCCATCAGCAATGATATTATCGCTGACGTAATCAAAAACCTACAGGGTAAGTATGGTATTTCTCGCTATCTCGATGATTCTTTTTGGTGTCGCAACTATAGCGATCTTCCCGAAAATATCCGTACCAGTATCTCCACAGATCGAGAACAATGGCTGGAGGAAAAAGGACGAGGATTAAAACAGGGAGAAGAGGCTCAATGGTGTATCTTTGAGCCGATTATTTCAGCTATATATGGAGTTAGATTTCAGAAAACTCAGCAAACAAAGTATTTGGAAAAACAAACTTTTTATCTAAATCGTTCCTTAGGACAATTAACAGCAACAGACAGTCAGGTTGGCGGATTTAAATGTCCTGAACTGTATTTTCTCAACCAGGATAAATATATTCCCAATGATGCTACACCACTTTTATGGACGCAAGCTAATCTGTATACAGCATTAAAAATAATGGAACAAAGTTTGAGTTTAAGAGAGCGATCGCTATTTAAGTAG
- the hisC gene encoding histidinol-phosphate transaminase codes for MNYFRPAIASMQGYTPGEQPKPGTPIIKLNTNENPYPPSPKAIEVLRNLNSEWLRRYPDPYSQDFCHAVSTALEVPEDWIIVTNGSDDLLNILIRACAEGKERKVVYPMPSYVLYRTLAAIQPADVVEVPYAEDYKLPIEELAAAAGALTLIATPNSPSGHLVPLADLRQLASRLTGILAIDEAYVDFADCSALSLVQEFANVIILRTLSKGYSLAGLRLGFGIANPQLLSGLFKVKDSYNVDAVAILVGAAAMEDQEYKNACVAKVKRSRSLLATNLKQIGFEVRDSQGNFLLVTPPDNQAEAIYQSLKQQDILVRYFNLPGLDNKLRITVGTEAQNQKLLQILKQLTLKIHH; via the coding sequence ATGAACTATTTTCGTCCTGCGATCGCCTCAATGCAAGGTTATACCCCTGGAGAACAGCCCAAACCAGGCACGCCAATCATCAAGCTGAATACTAATGAAAATCCCTATCCTCCTTCACCAAAAGCTATAGAAGTATTACGCAATCTAAATAGTGAATGGTTGCGTCGTTACCCCGATCCTTACTCTCAAGATTTTTGCCATGCAGTTAGCACCGCTTTAGAAGTACCCGAAGACTGGATTATTGTGACCAATGGCAGCGACGATCTTTTGAACATTCTGATCCGCGCCTGTGCTGAGGGGAAAGAACGCAAGGTAGTATATCCTATGCCTTCCTATGTACTTTATCGCACGTTGGCAGCAATCCAACCCGCAGATGTAGTAGAAGTGCCTTATGCCGAAGACTATAAATTACCAATTGAAGAACTAGCTGCTGCCGCTGGTGCGCTCACTCTCATTGCAACTCCTAATAGCCCCTCTGGTCATCTTGTCCCGTTAGCCGATCTACGCCAACTGGCTAGTAGACTAACAGGTATATTAGCCATAGATGAAGCCTATGTAGATTTTGCTGACTGTTCCGCCCTATCTTTGGTTCAAGAATTTGCTAACGTAATTATCCTACGCACCCTTTCTAAAGGTTATTCCCTAGCGGGTTTACGCCTTGGTTTTGGCATTGCCAACCCTCAGTTATTATCAGGCTTATTTAAAGTTAAAGATAGCTATAACGTTGATGCTGTTGCTATTTTAGTTGGTGCAGCAGCAATGGAAGATCAGGAATATAAAAATGCTTGTGTAGCCAAAGTAAAGCGATCGCGTTCCTTATTAGCCACAAATCTCAAACAAATTGGTTTTGAAGTAAGAGATTCTCAAGGCAACTTCTTATTAGTTACCCCCCCAGATAATCAAGCCGAAGCAATCTATCAATCTTTAAAGCAACAAGATATTCTAGTTCGTTATTTCAACTTGCCTGGATTAGATAACAAGCTGCGTATCACTGTTGGCACCGAGGCTCAAAATCAAAAGCTTTTACAAATACTTAAGCAATTGACGTTGAAAATCCACCACTAA
- a CDS encoding ABC1 kinase family protein translates to MFALTKNTSRQREIAEVVLRNGWDYARGLLTGNKSDEPRLPSPEVLRNILIELGPVYVKLGQLLSTRPDLLPGRYVDTLTDLQTNVPPVPWSQVEALIRRELSQPLETIFNDIDHNAIAAGSIGQVYRAVLVDGQQVALKVQRPGIEAVVARDISLIKSLAELASLTEFGKNFDIVGLAEEFSNAITAELDFTTEAKYTNQLRQNLTDSKWFDSSQLVIPQVYEDLTSTRLLTIEWLDGVPILEARLPQVKDGKDEDSQRSEITTLLFRAFFKQVYVDGFFHADPHPGNIFYLQDGRLAILDCGMVGRLDPRTQQILTEMLLAIVDLDGRRCSQLTLELAEGGQQVNLKNLTNDYDKMLRKYYNRSISEINFSEVIYEVLQVSRNNKIRLPSNMGLYAKSLANLEGVARGFYPQINLLDQIRPLVADVFRRQLLGQRPVETLLRIGLDFKSLSLRSPRMVELLLDRITSETLQWNINLRQLDTLSLSIKDSANRLSFSILVGSLIMGAAIISTGSSTTQVSILSNVLFAVASFLGLWLIASIIRSGRLK, encoded by the coding sequence ATGTTTGCTTTAACCAAAAACACCTCCCGTCAAAGAGAAATTGCTGAAGTAGTCTTGCGTAATGGTTGGGATTATGCCAGGGGTTTATTAACTGGTAATAAGTCAGATGAACCTCGTCTGCCTTCTCCAGAGGTTCTACGCAACATTCTGATTGAATTAGGACCGGTATATGTCAAGCTTGGTCAACTGCTTTCGACTCGCCCAGATCTTTTGCCTGGACGCTACGTAGACACTTTAACCGATCTTCAAACTAACGTCCCTCCTGTACCTTGGTCACAGGTAGAAGCTTTAATTAGAAGAGAATTATCTCAACCATTAGAAACTATATTTAATGATATTGACCACAATGCGATCGCAGCAGGTTCAATTGGTCAAGTGTATCGCGCCGTATTAGTCGATGGTCAGCAGGTAGCTCTCAAGGTACAGCGTCCTGGCATTGAGGCAGTAGTTGCTAGAGATATTTCTCTAATCAAAAGCCTGGCGGAATTGGCTTCGCTGACGGAATTTGGCAAGAACTTTGATATTGTCGGTTTAGCAGAAGAATTTAGCAATGCTATAACGGCTGAATTGGACTTCACCACCGAGGCTAAATATACGAATCAGCTACGGCAAAATCTGACTGACAGCAAATGGTTTGATTCGAGCCAGCTAGTTATTCCCCAGGTATATGAAGATTTGACCAGCACGAGGTTATTGACTATCGAATGGTTGGATGGCGTGCCAATTCTAGAAGCTCGTTTACCTCAAGTAAAAGATGGCAAAGACGAAGATAGCCAGCGCAGCGAAATAACCACTCTTTTGTTTCGAGCTTTTTTTAAACAGGTATATGTAGACGGATTTTTCCATGCCGATCCTCACCCAGGCAATATATTTTATCTTCAGGATGGTCGCTTGGCGATTCTTGACTGTGGCATGGTTGGTCGCTTAGATCCGCGAACTCAGCAGATTTTGACAGAAATGTTGTTGGCAATTGTCGATCTCGATGGTCGTCGCTGTAGTCAATTAACCTTAGAACTAGCCGAGGGTGGTCAGCAGGTAAATTTAAAGAATTTAACTAATGACTACGACAAGATGCTGCGCAAGTACTACAATCGCAGCATTTCCGAGATCAATTTTAGCGAGGTAATTTATGAGGTTTTACAGGTATCGCGTAACAACAAAATTCGTCTTCCTAGCAACATGGGGTTGTATGCCAAAAGTCTAGCTAACTTAGAGGGAGTAGCCAGAGGTTTTTATCCCCAAATAAACCTGCTCGATCAAATTAGACCTTTAGTAGCAGATGTGTTTCGTCGTCAGCTATTAGGACAAAGACCCGTTGAAACATTGTTGCGTATTGGCTTAGATTTTAAGAGTCTTTCATTGCGATCGCCACGAATGGTAGAGTTATTGTTGGATCGAATCACCTCAGAAACTCTGCAATGGAATATTAATCTTCGTCAGCTAGACACTTTATCTCTAAGCATTAAAGATTCGGCTAATCGTCTTTCCTTTAGTATTTTGGTTGGCTCTCTAATTATGGGCGCAGCCATTATCTCTACAGGCTCATCTACAACTCAAGTCTCTATTTTGAGTAATGTTCTGTTTGCAGTAGCTAGTTTTCTGGGACTATGGTTAATTGCGAGTATCATCCGTTCAGGAAGACTTAAATAA
- the metH gene encoding methionine synthase — protein sequence MNSIFLERLHSPNRPVLVLDGAMGTNLQVQNLTAEDFGGEAYEGCNEYLVHTKPEAVAKVHRGFLEAGADVIETDTFGGTKLVLAEYDLADQAYYLNKTAAELAKKVAAEFSTPEKPRFVAGSIGPGTKLPTLGHIDFDSLKDAYVEQAEALYDGGVDLLLVETCQDVLQIKAALNAIEEVFKKKGARLPLMVSVTMEQMGTMLVGTEIDAALAILERYPIDILGLNCATGPDLMKEHIKYLSEHSPFVVSCVPNAGLPENVGGQAHYKLTPMELRMALMHFVEDLGVQIIGGCCGTRFDHIQALAEMTSDLTPKERHPHYEPSAASIYSTQPYIQDNSFLIVGERLNASGSKQCRTLLNDEDWDSLVSLAKSQVKEGAHILDVNVDYVGRDGEKDMHELASRLVNNVTLPLMLDSTEYTKMEAGLKVAGGKCILNSTNYEDGEERFYQVLDLAKRYGAGIVIGTIDEDGMGRTADKKFEIAKRAYDAAIAYGIPAQEIFFDPLALPVSTGIEEDRENGKATVLATKRIREELPGCHVLLGVSNVSFGLNLASRQVLNSVFLHECMQVGLDSAIVNPSKILPLAKIDPKHQKICYDLIYDKREFDGDICTYDPLGELTTLFAGKKIKKSEAVDKNLPIEERLKQHIIDGERIGLDEALDEALQQYPPLDIVNIFLLDGMKVVGELFGSGQMQLPFVLQSAQTMKAAVAHLEPHMDKEADDSGKGKFVIATVKGDVHDIGKNLVDIILSNNGYKVINLGIKQPIENIIQAYKEHQPDCIAMSGLLVKSTAFMKDNLETFNQKGISVPVILGGAALTPKFVYQDCQNVYKGKVIYGKDAFADLHFMDKLMPAKVEHNWDDLKGFLNEEDLSAIEEGEAKPFEGENQDKIFVDEVSRKEEPKVIDTKRSEDVALDIDRPTPPFWGTKILRSEDIPLNEIFPYLDLQALYVGQWQFRKPKEQSREDYNEFLARKVEPVLEEWKQRIIADNLLQPTIIYGYFPCNAEGNTLHIYKPTDKGFVKPATSFEFPRQRSGKRLCIADFFATKESGHIDVFPMQAVTVGEVATEYAQKLFKADNYTDYLYYHGMAVQMAEALAEWTHARIRNELGFAAEESDNIRDILQQRYRGSRYSFGYPACPNIEDQYKQLDLLDTKRINMFMDESEQLYPEQSTTAIITYHPSARYFST from the coding sequence ATGAACAGTATTTTTTTAGAACGTCTCCACAGTCCCAACCGTCCTGTTTTAGTTTTAGATGGCGCGATGGGAACCAACCTGCAAGTACAAAATCTCACTGCCGAAGATTTCGGTGGCGAAGCTTATGAAGGGTGCAATGAATATTTAGTCCATACCAAACCAGAAGCAGTAGCAAAAGTGCATCGAGGTTTCCTAGAAGCTGGTGCAGATGTTATTGAAACCGATACCTTTGGCGGAACTAAGTTAGTTTTGGCTGAATATGATTTAGCAGATCAAGCTTACTATCTGAATAAAACCGCAGCGGAGTTAGCTAAAAAAGTTGCAGCCGAATTTTCCACTCCTGAAAAGCCACGTTTTGTTGCGGGTTCAATCGGTCCTGGTACTAAGTTACCTACTTTAGGACATATTGATTTTGATAGTTTAAAAGATGCTTACGTCGAACAAGCAGAAGCATTGTATGACGGTGGGGTAGATTTACTATTGGTAGAAACTTGCCAAGATGTATTGCAGATCAAGGCAGCTTTAAACGCCATTGAAGAAGTATTTAAGAAAAAAGGCGCAAGACTTCCCCTAATGGTTTCAGTGACTATGGAACAGATGGGGACAATGCTAGTCGGCACAGAAATTGATGCAGCCTTAGCCATTTTAGAAAGATATCCTATAGACATTCTTGGTCTGAACTGCGCTACAGGGCCCGATTTGATGAAGGAACACATCAAATATCTTTCAGAACACTCTCCTTTTGTAGTCTCTTGTGTTCCTAATGCTGGTTTGCCTGAAAACGTCGGCGGACAGGCACATTATAAGCTGACTCCAATGGAACTGCGCATGGCGTTGATGCACTTTGTTGAAGACTTGGGCGTACAGATAATTGGTGGTTGTTGTGGCACCAGGTTCGATCATATTCAAGCTTTAGCTGAGATGACAAGCGACTTAACCCCAAAAGAACGTCATCCTCATTACGAACCTTCCGCTGCTTCTATATATAGTACTCAACCCTATATTCAAGATAATTCTTTCCTAATTGTAGGCGAGAGACTCAACGCCAGTGGTTCTAAGCAATGTCGTACTTTACTCAATGACGAAGACTGGGATAGTTTAGTCTCTTTGGCTAAGTCTCAGGTAAAGGAAGGGGCGCATATTCTCGATGTCAATGTAGACTACGTGGGACGAGACGGGGAGAAAGATATGCACGAACTAGCATCTCGTCTGGTTAACAACGTGACATTACCTCTGATGCTTGACTCCACTGAGTACACGAAGATGGAGGCAGGGTTAAAGGTTGCAGGTGGTAAATGTATTCTTAACTCCACCAACTACGAAGATGGAGAAGAAAGATTTTATCAGGTATTAGATTTAGCTAAAAGATATGGCGCAGGAATAGTAATTGGTACTATCGATGAAGATGGTATGGGTCGTACCGCAGACAAAAAGTTTGAGATTGCCAAACGTGCTTATGATGCAGCAATAGCCTATGGTATCCCTGCCCAAGAAATCTTTTTTGACCCTTTAGCTTTGCCTGTTTCTACAGGTATTGAAGAAGATCGAGAAAATGGTAAAGCTACCGTCCTAGCAACCAAAAGAATTCGAGAAGAGTTACCTGGTTGTCATGTTCTTCTAGGGGTATCTAATGTTTCCTTTGGTTTAAACCTTGCTTCTAGACAAGTATTAAATTCAGTTTTCTTGCATGAATGTATGCAGGTAGGATTAGACTCAGCGATTGTTAATCCCAGTAAAATTTTACCTCTAGCTAAAATCGATCCCAAACATCAAAAAATCTGTTACGACTTAATTTATGACAAGCGAGAGTTTGATGGCGATATCTGTACCTACGATCCTTTAGGTGAATTAACTACTCTATTTGCAGGCAAGAAAATTAAAAAGTCCGAAGCAGTAGATAAGAACCTTCCTATAGAAGAACGTCTCAAACAACACATTATCGATGGAGAACGTATTGGTTTAGACGAGGCTTTAGATGAGGCTTTGCAACAGTATCCACCGTTAGATATTGTCAACATCTTTCTGCTAGATGGCATGAAAGTTGTTGGTGAGTTATTTGGTTCAGGACAGATGCAGCTACCGTTTGTACTTCAGTCGGCGCAAACCATGAAAGCAGCAGTGGCGCATCTCGAACCTCATATGGACAAAGAGGCCGACGACAGCGGTAAGGGTAAATTCGTCATTGCCACGGTAAAAGGTGATGTTCACGATATTGGTAAAAATCTAGTTGATATTATTCTCTCTAATAATGGTTATAAAGTAATCAACCTGGGTATTAAACAGCCTATAGAGAATATTATCCAAGCTTACAAAGAACACCAGCCCGACTGCATCGCCATGAGTGGCTTACTGGTGAAATCAACGGCATTTATGAAAGATAATCTAGAAACTTTTAATCAAAAAGGTATTAGTGTTCCCGTTATCTTGGGTGGTGCAGCTTTAACTCCTAAGTTTGTTTATCAGGATTGTCAAAATGTCTATAAAGGTAAGGTTATCTATGGCAAGGATGCTTTTGCGGATTTACACTTTATGGATAAGTTGATGCCCGCTAAAGTAGAGCATAACTGGGATGATCTCAAAGGGTTCTTAAATGAAGAGGATTTGTCAGCCATAGAAGAAGGTGAGGCAAAACCATTTGAGGGAGAAAACCAAGATAAAATCTTTGTCGATGAGGTTAGTAGAAAAGAAGAACCAAAAGTAATAGATACAAAGCGTTCTGAAGACGTGGCTTTAGATATCGATCGCCCTACTCCTCCTTTTTGGGGTACAAAGATCTTAAGATCTGAAGATATTCCCTTAAATGAAATCTTTCCTTATTTAGATTTACAGGCTTTATATGTAGGACAGTGGCAGTTCCGTAAGCCCAAAGAACAGTCACGAGAAGATTATAATGAGTTTTTAGCTAGAAAAGTTGAGCCAGTTTTAGAAGAGTGGAAACAAAGAATTATTGCCGATAATTTATTACAACCCACCATAATTTACGGTTATTTTCCTTGTAACGCTGAAGGAAATACACTGCATATTTATAAACCTACCGATAAGGGATTCGTCAAACCTGCAACCTCGTTTGAATTTCCGCGTCAACGTTCTGGCAAACGTCTTTGTATCGCGGATTTCTTTGCTACTAAAGAATCTGGACACATAGATGTCTTTCCTATGCAGGCGGTAACTGTAGGAGAAGTCGCCACCGAATATGCCCAAAAGCTATTTAAAGCTGATAATTATACCGACTATCTCTATTATCACGGCATGGCAGTACAGATGGCAGAAGCCTTGGCAGAATGGACACACGCTAGAATCCGCAACGAACTAGGTTTTGCAGCCGAAGAATCAGACAATATTCGCGACATCCTGCAACAGCGTTATCGAGGTTCACGCTATAGTTTTGGCTATCCTGCTTGTCCTAATATTGAGGATCAATACAAGCAACTGGATTTACTGGATACGAAGCGAATTAATATGTTCATGGATGAAAGCGAACAGCTATATCCTGAACAATCTACCACGGCAATTATTACTTATCATCCCTCTGCTAGATACTTTAGTACTTAA
- the galE gene encoding UDP-glucose 4-epimerase GalE, whose translation MTILVTGGAGYIGSHSVLTLQKAGYEVIILDNLVYGHQDLVETALGTKLIVGDTCDRALLQQIFSDYQIDAVMHFAAYAYVGESVTNPAKYYHNNLVGTFTLLEAMLEANINNFVFSSTCATYGVPESVPIKEEQPQNPINPYGATKLMVERILQDFSHAYDFRSVCLRYFNAAGADPDGNLGEDHNPETHLIPLVLQTALGQRESISIFGTDYDTPDGSCVRDYIHVLDIAQAHILALKYLLNNGKTDVFNLGNGSGFSVKEVIDAARKITGKEIKAVGCDRRAGDPPALVGSGAKAQKILGWQPEYSNLEDLITHAWQWHQKRHSVNQ comes from the coding sequence ATGACTATCCTTGTAACAGGAGGAGCAGGATACATTGGCTCTCATTCTGTCCTGACATTGCAAAAAGCAGGTTACGAAGTAATCATACTCGATAACCTGGTGTACGGTCACCAAGATTTAGTAGAGACTGCATTAGGAACAAAACTAATTGTGGGTGATACTTGCGATCGCGCTTTATTACAGCAAATATTTTCAGATTACCAAATTGATGCAGTAATGCACTTTGCAGCATATGCTTATGTAGGGGAATCGGTTACAAATCCAGCAAAATATTATCATAATAACCTTGTCGGCACTTTTACGCTTTTAGAAGCGATGCTAGAGGCAAACATCAATAATTTTGTCTTTTCTTCTACCTGTGCTACCTACGGTGTACCTGAATCTGTACCCATCAAGGAAGAGCAGCCTCAAAATCCAATTAATCCCTATGGAGCTACTAAGCTCATGGTAGAAAGGATTTTACAAGATTTTAGTCATGCCTACGATTTTCGTTCGGTATGTCTGCGCTATTTTAACGCCGCAGGAGCAGATCCTGACGGTAATTTAGGAGAAGATCATAACCCTGAAACCCACCTCATTCCTTTAGTTTTGCAGACTGCCTTGGGTCAAAGAGAATCGATTTCAATTTTTGGCACAGATTATGACACCCCAGACGGAAGCTGTGTCAGAGACTATATTCATGTTTTAGATATTGCTCAGGCTCATATATTGGCTTTAAAATATCTTTTAAACAATGGCAAAACAGATGTGTTTAACTTAGGCAACGGTAGTGGTTTTTCGGTCAAAGAAGTAATCGATGCTGCTCGTAAAATAACAGGAAAAGAAATAAAAGCAGTAGGATGCGATCGCCGTGCAGGAGATCCCCCTGCTCTAGTCGGTAGTGGTGCAAAAGCCCAGAAGATATTAGGTTGGCAGCCAGAGTATTCTAATTTGGAAGATCTCATTACCCATGCTTGGCAATGGCATCAAAAACGCCATAGTGTAAACCAATAA
- a CDS encoding ATP synthase subunit I — translation MSKAKSSWQEIFNIFVLLVKDKRLRKVNGWAFCLLVFALLWLLNWKLFLATSVGIGLMSGCYLLQNPHWQRYCQKWQRFLVGSNRQLILSVSGGATGAFCTYLAASIWADADNQWLATGAIVQGFASLMTLALLVWSLWGKKAHSLETKLERLLADLSHSSHLKRLVAIRQLTRLVKTNRLDSEYYWQAIEYYRLMLSEPQIPMVKNALLESLNILGGEKVLKHRPTVKIPLKLQKVKKISNPERHLI, via the coding sequence GTGTCCAAAGCAAAGTCTAGCTGGCAAGAAATCTTTAATATATTTGTTTTGCTAGTTAAGGATAAAAGGCTACGCAAAGTTAACGGCTGGGCATTTTGCCTTTTAGTATTTGCTCTTTTATGGCTGCTTAACTGGAAATTGTTTCTTGCTACCTCAGTCGGCATAGGCTTGATGTCTGGCTGTTATCTGCTACAAAATCCTCATTGGCAACGTTACTGTCAGAAGTGGCAAAGATTTTTAGTTGGTTCTAATCGTCAATTAATTTTGTCTGTAAGTGGCGGTGCAACAGGAGCATTTTGCACTTACTTGGCTGCTTCTATCTGGGCAGATGCAGATAATCAATGGTTAGCAACAGGGGCAATTGTGCAAGGATTTGCTAGCTTGATGACTCTAGCTTTATTAGTCTGGTCTTTGTGGGGTAAAAAAGCCCATAGCTTAGAGACTAAATTAGAAAGATTGCTGGCAGATTTGAGCCATAGCAGCCATCTCAAGCGTTTAGTAGCGATTCGGCAATTAACTCGCTTGGTCAAAACTAATCGCCTGGACTCAGAATATTATTGGCAGGCGATCGAATATTATCGCTTAATGTTATCTGAGCCTCAGATACCAATGGTTAAAAATGCTCTTTTAGAAAGCTTGAATATTTTAGGCGGAGAAAAAGTATTAAAACATCGTCCGACCGTTAAGATACCTTTGAAATTGCAGAAAGTAAAAAAGATTTCTAATCCTGAGAGACATCTAATCTAG
- a CDS encoding class I SAM-dependent methyltransferase, producing the protein MTESKYIFTDTQFDSELRRLQILEQVWDPASRRRILATGIATGWQCLEVGAGAGSIMKWMSKIVGESGKVVAVDVDTRFVEDTSLRNVEMIKGDINRISLDSNSFNLIHIRNVLIHIVDCQTTLAKMIDLLKPNGWLVIEEPDFSAAKFISGTTEEQQSVDKVNRAIWQMFRDQGKDYALGIKLPAILQRLGLKQLQIENDVPISPGDSDIAKVMRLSALQLSARYIATGIASKDDIQNYCQFAQKPTSWGIYLATVGVSGQNN; encoded by the coding sequence ATGACAGAATCAAAATATATATTTACCGATACTCAATTTGATTCTGAATTAAGACGACTACAGATACTAGAACAAGTCTGGGATCCCGCTAGCCGTCGCCGAATTTTAGCTACAGGCATAGCTACAGGCTGGCAATGCCTGGAAGTTGGCGCAGGTGCAGGCTCGATCATGAAGTGGATGTCAAAAATAGTTGGCGAATCGGGTAAGGTTGTCGCGGTAGATGTGGATACTCGCTTTGTAGAAGATACATCATTACGGAATGTGGAAATGATCAAAGGAGATATCAACAGAATTTCTTTAGACAGCAATTCCTTTAATTTGATTCATATTCGTAATGTTTTAATTCACATAGTAGATTGCCAGACTACTTTAGCTAAAATGATTGATTTACTAAAGCCTAACGGCTGGTTAGTAATCGAAGAACCTGATTTTTCTGCTGCTAAGTTTATTTCTGGAACTACAGAAGAACAGCAATCAGTAGACAAAGTCAACCGAGCTATTTGGCAAATGTTTAGGGATCAAGGAAAAGATTATGCTTTGGGAATTAAGCTGCCCGCGATTTTACAACGACTAGGCTTGAAACAATTACAGATAGAGAATGATGTCCCCATATCACCAGGAGATTCAGACATTGCCAAAGTCATGAGGCTATCTGCCCTTCAGCTTTCAGCTAGATATATCGCTACAGGAATAGCAAGTAAAGACGATATTCAAAACTATTGTCAGTTTGCCCAAAAGCCTACTTCCTGGGGAATTTATTTGGCAACAGTAGGAGTTAGTGGTCAAAATAACTAA